ATCGACGACAGTGACGGCAGTGGGGGCAGGTTTACCCGGTTCGCGGTGACACAGAGCGGCGCTGCACCCGGTGCGGGTGAGACCAGGGTGCATCGGTTGGCGGTGGGCATCTACGACGATGACGGTTCCAACGGTTCCGGCAAGCTGGTGCGGGTGCACCGCGAGGAACTCGACGTCTCGGGTCCGAGCACGAACGTCCCTGCGCTGGTTGGTGTTTCGCGCGGGAAACTGATTCTGGTCAACGACGACGACCTGACCTACTGTTCGCTGCGGCTGGACGCCGAGTCATTACAGACCGCGCTGGCGCGGATCGCTGACATCGCTGACCCACTACCGCGCACGCTGGTGTGGTCAGCGGCCTGGGAGATGACCCGCGAGGCCGAACTGCGCGCCCGGGATTTCGTCGCGCTAGTGTCCGGCGGCGTGCACGCCGAAACCGAGGTCGGGGTGGCGCAGCGGCTACTGCTGCAGGCGCAGACGGCGTTGGGGTCCTATGCCGAGCCCGGCTGGGCCCGCGAGCAGGGGTGGCCGCGGTTCGCCGACCGGCTGTTGGAGTTAGCGCGCGAAGCCGAGCCCGGATCGGACCATCAGCTGGCCTATATCAACTCGCTGTGCTCGTCGGTATTGTCCGCCCGGCAGGTGGAGACCCTGGCGGCCTTGCTCGAGGGTGATCCCGCCAAACGCGGATTGGCGGGCTTGGACGTCGATACCGACCTGCGCTGGCGCATGGTGACCGCGCTGGCCACCGCCGGCGCCATCGACGCCGACGGGCCGGCGTCACCGAGAATCGACACCGAAGCCCACCGCGACCCGACAGCTGCCGGCAAGCGGCATGCCGCCCAGGCCCGCGCGGCACGGCCGCAATTCGACGTCAAGGATGAGGCATTCAGCACGGTGGTCGAGGACGACACCCTGGCCAACGCCACCGGCCGCGCGATCATCGCGGGCATTGCCGCGCCCGGACAAGGCGAGCTGCTCAAGCCGTTAACCGCACGCTACTTCCAGGCGATCCCCGGAGTGTGGGAACGGCGATCCAGCGAAGTCGCGCAATCGGTGGTGATCGGCCTGTATCCCTACTGGGACATCAGCGAGGAGGGTATCGCCGCCGCCGATAAGTTCCTGAGCGCCCCTGAGATTCCGCCGGCGTTGCGCCGGCTGGTGCTAGAGGGCCAGGCCGCGGTGAAGCGGTCGTTGAAGGCCCGCACCTTCGACGCCGCTGTCTGAAATCCCCCGCGAATGCGGCACTGCCACCCTGACACTGAGTGCCTGTACGCCGACACGCCGCGCGGACCGCACATCTGAGGACGCTCGCGGGCGAGCAACTAGGCCGGCGCGATACCGGCGCTGAGCACGCGGATCGCGCTGACCAGCCCGTCAATCAGTTCGCCCTGCTCGAACGCTGCGGACGCGGCCGCGACCCCGAGCGGAGCCGCCGACTCGGCACCACGGCCCCGGACTTGCGAACCGTAGACCACCTCGATGGCGCACTGGTTGGGCGAGACCGCGATCAGCACGGCGTTGTCCGGGGTCGGCACCTTGGCCAGAATCTCTCGGGCCCGTGCGGCGGTGTCACTACCCAGTTCGCCCAGGTAGACGGCGAACCTCGCCTTGGACGCCCGCGACCCGTAGGTCAGCGCGTCGTCGACGGCGACGAGGTCGTTGATCGAGAATGGGTAATGCACGGACAGTTCCCCGGGCTCGGTGACCCCGGAGATCCGTCCACTGGTGGTCAGCACCCAGCCCTCGGGCAGCTCGGCGTGCTCGATCGTCGCAACATCACCATGTGCCACTGGCGCCACCTCCAACCGTGAAATCTGAAGCGTCGTGCCCATGCCCGCCGTGGGCGCTACCGACGACCTCGTCGGTGGCGGCCCACAGGATGGGCGGATGTGTCCATTGCTCCGACAGTTTGTAGGTCGCGGGATGCGGGCCCTTATGGGACCAGATCAGCACCGACAGCACGACCACCAACAACAACGGAATTCCGACAAAGAAGAGGTGGATCTCCATAGCGCTCACGAGCAAACCGTATCCCACCGAGTTTTCAGGCCGCACCCTCACCGAGGTATCGCGCCCAGGACGGGTCCAAGTCTTTGACCGTGGACAGCAACCGCCAATGCTGGCCGGTCGGCGGCAGCGGCGCACGGCGCAACGCCCAGCCAAGTTCGGTGAGCAGCTTGTCCCCCTTACGGTGATTACACGGCGAGCAGCACGCAACGCAGTTCTCCCACGAGTGGCTACCACCGCGGCTGCGCGGTACCACGTGGTCGACGGTGTCGGCCTTGGCGCCGCAGTAGGCGCAGCAGAAGCGGTCACGGTGCATCAGCGCGGCGCGGGTCATGGGGACCCGGGCCCGGTAGGGAACCCGGACGTAGGACCGCAGTTGGATCACCGATGGCACCACGATCGAGCGGGTCGCCGAGTGGATGACCGGCCCGGCTGGGTCGTCGTGCACCACGTCAGCCTTACCGCAGATGACCATGATGATGGCGCGGCGCATCGGCAACGCGGTAAGCGGTTCGTAAGTCGAGTTCAGCAACAGCACCCGCCGGCGATTCCAGATCGATGCGCTCTCGTGGCGGTTGGGCGGATGGGTGTCGACGCTGTGCAGGCATGCGGCGGGCCCGGTTACGCCTGCCGCGGCACCCGAACTGCGGTGGCCGCGGCGCTTCTTGCCGTGCGCCATAGATCCTCCGCGGAACAGTCCACCATGATTCGCGGCCAATCGCACGCCAAATGCCACGTCCACGCCGTGTCGCTCCGGTGAACAAACCGGGGGCCGGCAGGTCCGCCCCGGCAAATGGACCACAATGGAGGGGATGGATCAGATGCCAAAGTCTTTCTATGACGCTGTCGGCGGTGCCAACACCTTCGACGCGATCGTGTCGCGTTTCTATGCGCAGGTCGCCGAGGACGAGATACTGCGCCAGGTGTATCCCGAAGAGGATCTGGTGGCCGCCGAGGAACGATTGCGGATGTTTCTCGAGCAGTATTGGGGTGGCCCGCGAACCTACTCGGAGCGACGTGGCCACCCCCGGCTGCGCATGCGGCACGCCCCCTTCCGGATCACTCCCCTCGAGCGTGACGCCTGGTTGCGGTGCATGCACACCGCCGTCGCCTCCATCGACTCGAAGACACTCGACGACGAGCACCGTCGGGAGTTGCTCGACTATCTGGAGATGGCCGCCCACTCACTCGTCAACTCCTCGTTTTGATGGCCGGCCACATGAATGCGCCGTGGTGGTCGCGCGCGGTCTTCTACCAGGTCTATCCGCGGTCGTTCTCCGACAGCACCGGTGATGGAGTCGGCGACCTGGACGGACTGGCGGCCCGGCTTGACCACCTGCAACGGCTCGGTGTCGATGCGATCTGGATCAACCCCGTCACCGTCTCGCCAATGGCAGACCACGGATACGACGTCGCCGATCCCCGTGACATCGACCCGCTGTTCGGCGGTATGGCCGCGTTCGAACGGCTGATCTCGGCGGCACATCTGCGGGGCATCAAGGTCACCATGGACGTGGTGCCCAACCACACCAGCTCGGCGCACCCCTGGTTTCAGGCCGCACTGGCGGCC
The nucleotide sequence above comes from Mycobacterium decipiens. Encoded proteins:
- a CDS encoding globin, yielding MPKSFYDAVGGANTFDAIVSRFYAQVAEDEILRQVYPEEDLVAAEERLRMFLEQYWGGPRTYSERRGHPRLRMRHAPFRITPLERDAWLRCMHTAVASIDSKTLDDEHRRELLDYLEMAAHSLVNSSF
- a CDS encoding DUF5130 domain-containing protein — its product is MAHGDVATIEHAELPEGWVLTTSGRISGVTEPGELSVHYPFSINDLVAVDDALTYGSRASKARFAVYLGELGSDTAARAREILAKVPTPDNAVLIAVSPNQCAIEVVYGSQVRGRGAESAAPLGVAAASAAFEQGELIDGLVSAIRVLSAGIAPA
- a CDS encoding HNH endonuclease; its protein translation is MAHGKKRRGHRSSGAAAGVTGPAACLHSVDTHPPNRHESASIWNRRRVLLLNSTYEPLTALPMRRAIIMVICGKADVVHDDPAGPVIHSATRSIVVPSVIQLRSYVRVPYRARVPMTRAALMHRDRFCCAYCGAKADTVDHVVPRSRGGSHSWENCVACCSPCNHRKGDKLLTELGWALRRAPLPPTGQHWRLLSTVKDLDPSWARYLGEGAA